Part of the Aciduliprofundum boonei T469 genome is shown below.
TTTAAGTCCTGAAGTGAAAAAGGAGTTAGAGATTATAAAGAAAATTGAGGAAGAGCCGAAAAAAGATGATATTCCCCCTCAAATTAGTGATTTTGTAAAAAAATTGCCTCCAAATTATCTTCAGTCAAAATTTGAGATTGGTGTGGTTGAGGAGAAAATTGTGAAAATGGAAGAAGGGCAGGTGAAGGAGTATGCTAAGCTTTATATGGAGAGGGCAAAAAGGGCTTTTGAGATGGGTGATTACAGCGAAGCTCTAAAGCTTGCGGTTAAGAGTAATAGAATAATCGATACGGGAGAGTTGCCTGAGAATGTGCCATTTAAAGAAGAGCATAAACCACTTGTTGTTGCGCCTTTGATTGAAGAGAAGGAAGAGGAAGAAGAGGAGAAAGAGGAACTACATTGTCCAAATTGCGGTGCTGTGGTTAGGCCGGAGGATAAATACTGCTGGAACTGCGGAGCAAAATTGGTATTCATTTACAAATGCCCAAATTGTGGTGCAGAGGTTAGCAGTGAGGATAAATATTGTAGAAATTGCGGGTACAAGCTGAGGTGACTCTATGCGTCTTTACCATTTATCCCTCTTGCTCATATTTGCAGGCATAGCCCTGCTATTTTACGCTGTTGCAATAGGTGAGGCAAATGCATCTCTTTTCTTGATTTTTCCTGTAATATACGGCTCGGGAGTATATTCTCTATTGGCCATATTCTTAATAATGATAGGAATGATTCTGCTATTCTTTGCACCTCTTCAAAGCGTGAAAGAGAATGTGAATGACTATTACGAGAAAGATTATGATAATTACGATTATGTAAATTACGAAAGTTATAAAGGGACGAAAGATTCGGAAAAGTATAGAGAAAATAAAGCAAGGTATGGTGGAGTTGTGCTGATTGGCCCGATTCCCATCATCTTTGGCTCGGATAAAAATATGGCTAAGA
Proteins encoded:
- a CDS encoding zinc ribbon domain-containing protein produces the protein MAGDANTTFILFVTFIVVFIVGIAAALMLLKKRASTKVTKLGESSVEDNAYNQIQIVKSMTRVMKNKGYNVEPVESMIAKAERAYDYQRYLESIDITNNAKRALLRLKEENKMEDSLSPEVKKELEIIKKIEEEPKKDDIPPQISDFVKKLPPNYLQSKFEIGVVEEKIVKMEEGQVKEYAKLYMERAKRAFEMGDYSEALKLAVKSNRIIDTGELPENVPFKEEHKPLVVAPLIEEKEEEEEEKEELHCPNCGAVVRPEDKYCWNCGAKLVFIYKCPNCGAEVSSEDKYCRNCGYKLR
- a CDS encoding TIGR00304 family protein, which gives rise to MRLYHLSLLLIFAGIALLFYAVAIGEANASLFLIFPVIYGSGVYSLLAIFLIMIGMILLFFAPLQSVKENVNDYYEKDYDNYDYVNYESYKGTKDSEKYRENKARYGGVVLIGPIPIIFGSDKNMAKISILAAILMLVAIFLIFLLYG